The genomic region TCACTGTAGTCTTCACTGCATTGGATTAagccagagtgtgtgtgtatgtgttttttctctttcagtaATGGAGATCCATATCGGCTTTATAACCTGGATGTTTTCCAGTACGAGCTGTATAACCCTATGGCCCTTTATGGCGTTGTCCCAGTCATGTTGGCCCACAACACCCAGAGGACCACAGGCATCTTCTGGCTCAATGCCGCTGAGACCTGGGTGGATATTAGCTCCAACACAGCTGGAAAGGTATGtcccttttttacttttccttaGGTCCTGGGCCTGTTTTGGTCCAAAATAGCCAGTAATTAATGTCTGCTGCACCAAAGCCCATTGCTTCTCTTACGaacttttgtctcttttcagacTGTGTTTGGAAAAATGCTAGATTATGTTCAAGGCTCCAGTGAGACTCCACAGACAGACGTGCGTTGGATCTCTGAAAGTGGCATCATTGATGTCTTCATTATGCTTGGGCCAACACCCAAAGATGTCTTTTCTCAGTATGCCTCCCTCACAGGTAAAGTAAGAAGATGGATGACTCTCATAAACTCTTACTGCCTTATTTCCCATGTTTTCCCCATGATTAAAGAGTGCGTCCTGTAGTTTATGCAGAGTGTACAAGTATCCCTTCAATACAGAAAGGGATACTCAATTCTGAatactaaaattaaagaaactcTTTAATCAGAAACAAGTCAACACTTTTCACTTAGATACAACTACTTAATGCACAGATTAAAGAATTTAGAAACTTTTGATAAAGACACACAATTCATTGATTTTAAACCTTGCTGTTTTACTCAAATCAAGTTTGTAATTAATCATGAACAAAATTGAATTTTACAATGGTTCAGGCATTTAACACAAAGGCTTTGGCTCAATTTTTAGTCTCTGGAAAATCATGTTATTTCACCTGGTATCCACTAACCCAAGATAAAGGTTAAACGCGTTTTACAACCTGATACAAGTACGGGTGCCTGTGTTGCCAAATAAAAGATCTGACTAACCTCCTCAGTCTCAGTTCCCTTCTTCACATCTTCTAACTTCCTCCTCCTGTTGTTCATCAGGCACTCAGTCCTTCCCTCCCCTAGCTGCTGTGGGCTACCACCAGTGCCGCTGGAACTACAATGACCAGGAAGACGTGTCTTCAGTGGATGCTGGCTTTGACGAGCACGACATCCCTTATGATTATATCTGGCTTGACATTGAGCACACAGATGGCAAGCGCTACTTCACCTGGGATCCACACAAGTTTGCAACACCAAAGGAAATGCTGCAGGGTCTTGTGGACAAGAAACGCAAGGTACATATGACAAATATTCCAACATCACTGTACCAGCAAACTATGTCAGGATCCGCAATTTCTGCCAGAAGTTCTCCAGGATCTATTCTACTTTCCATCTAAAATAAATTATCTGCAGGCACTGTCAGGACAGAACTTAGacacatacatttttaagaCTTTGTGGTCAGTTTTCTTtaattgtggatttttttttttttttatgtagatGGTGGCCATTGTGGACCCTCATATCAAAGTAGACAGTAATTACAAGATCCATAATGAAATCCGCACTCGGGGATTCTATGTCAAGAATAAAGATGGTGGAGACTACGAGGGTTGGTGCTGGCCAGGTAAGAGGTTGACAACTTTGCATCAATCAGCAGAAACTACATTTGTAAATAATCTTCATGAACTGAATCTTAACTGGTAaacattgacattttatagTGCCATGTTTCTCAGTGTGCAAATATTGTTATTGCAATGAATATTTCTTACATTCCTTTCTGTACTTTGGATGATGTCCTTTAGGTAGTGCCGGCTATCCAGACTTCACCCGTGCAGACATGAGAGAATGGTGGGCCAGCATGTTTGCCTACGATCAGTATGAGGTGAGTCTGAAGTCATCTCTCTGTCGCTGAGCTAAAGAGAAACTGTCAGTAATCGTCAACTAAGTGTGCAAGGGAGACACTAAAGACTTAGCGTGTTGCCTTttgctgtgtgctgtgtttcTACAAGGAAGGACACGATGGCAGTTTTTTTGTAGACCTTTTTATTTAACTGGGAAATTCTTCTGCAAAACCCAATAGCGTATTCTCACATGGGAGCTGCCAATTAcaacctgttttttttactgttgatcACTGACTGAATATTTTAGGCATCTGAAaggatttttcatttttaatttctgcGCTCAGGTTTATTGGCTCTCACTTTTCCCATAATATGGTTTGTCTGTCCTCAAAACTTACATGCACAATCTCTGTTCACTCTCCAGGGTTCCATGGAGAATCTGTATACATGGAACGACATGAATGAGCCGTCAGTCTTTAACGGGCCAGAGGTGACGATGCACAAGGACGCAATGCACGGAGCCTGGGAGCACCGTGACCTGCACAACTTATATGGCTTCTATGTGGTGAGTGCACACAATTCgtcttcagtttttttctgaaagactgaacctttctgttaaatatttcatcctttttatgtttttcagtcTGGTTGAGTATTCATACATTAATGTTAACTACTGTTACGTTGGTCACTGTAGTTGATTCACTGGAGAAAGTGACTTAACTTAATGACCTAATTTCCAGCGTGTGTCCAGGCAGCTGGAAAATGTCAGTACCACTCAGAAACCAGTGCTGAAGACAAATCAATGTTTTAGCAAAATAAGAACacaatgattttaaaaataattttagtgATATGTCATAGTTCACAAATCAGTTTGAAAAAGAACCAAATGTGCTCTAAAAATTAGATGcttttgggttaaaaaaaaatagcactgATTATTCTGTGTAAAACCTGCAGCAAATGGCCACAGCAGAGGGTCAGATCCAGAGGTCGGGAGGAGTTGAGCGACCTTTTGTTTTGACCAGAGCCTTCTTTGCCGGTTCGCAGCGCTACGGTGAGCCCTTTTActgcttttacttttcattCTACCAGCTGGTGTTTATGATCCATATTGCTAACCTGTTGTTTGGCAATATTTTGGGATTTGCACtttatttatagttattttagacatttataTCTGCACTCCTTTTCTATTTTGTATTGCATCTGCTACACAGCTGTATTGCTCAGTTATAAATGAAGTGCTGTGTtattgaaaaacattttgtgtcaGGCTATTTTAGCACAGGACTTTGAGTGTtaaagtgtgtttgtttctgtagGTGCTGTGTGGACAGGAGATAATGCTGCTGAGTGGGAGCATCTGAAGATCTCTATCCCCATGTGTCTGAGTATGGGCCTGGTTGGAATCTCTTTCTGTGGTGGTGAGTATTATGCAGCTTCACAGTCTGCGCTTACACTGGTAGTTTGTCCCGGGGGTCagtgtaaaaattaaaatacctTGGCTTCCAACATATTCAAAAAGTATTTTGCATTGCTACACTGaagtttttatatttaactaTATTGAAGTGTTTGATGTGGCTATAACAGTTTTGCAGGATTGTGATACTAAAAAAAGGAGTGAATTTAGTTCAAAGTAGTTTTCTGAAACAAATTTTGAGGCGTTACTATGGTGAGAGCACAGGTTTCCTTGGTAACTGCAGTTATGTAAATCATTTGTGCTGGCTGTATGTATAAAGCTTGTATCCATGATCAGATCAGGTGTTTTATGTTATTGCAACTGTGTTAAATAAAGGTGATTCAGTacaaggaaaacacaaatttgGCTCTAGTTGCAGCCAAAAGCTCCAAAAATAGATCTCTGGAGCGGCTGTTTTGTTTCCCCAAGagactttatttataaaatgaacagcCCAGATCTGACAGTAACTCTgaccccttctctctctcatagctGATGTTGGTGGTTTCTTCAAGTCTCCGAGCACTGAGCTGCTGGTCCGTTGGTACCAGACGGGGGCGTATCAGCCGTTCTTCAGGGCCCACGCCCACCTGGACACCCCCCGCCGCGAGCCCTGGCTGTTTGGTCCGGAAAACACGGCGCTGATCCGTGAAGCAGTGCGCCAGCGCTACGAACTCCTGCCCTACTGGTACCAACAATTCTACCACGCACACCGCACTGGACAGCCCATTATGAGGTGAGGACAGGGCAGGACACATTGTTTGTGTTGGCGTCTCTTTCATGTCATCTTACCATTAGTGGGGAGTTACAAAATAATCTCCAATCAGGTTATATTAGTACCTGCTTGTCCAGCTAGAGATCATCTCACTCTGGcgtttttgaaacaaaaatgtgtccCCTACTCTGAATTACAACTATGCATACAATCTCAATGCACAACAATACATTGTGTTGTTGATTTGAATTCACTGCAGATTTCAATTATATGCTTTGATGCAGATAAAAATCTTGTAATGACTTTACCCATCTCTATTTCAGACCACTTTGGGTTGAGTATCCTCAGGATCCTGCTACTTTCACTGTGGATGACGAGTTCTTGATCGGTGAGAAACAGAacacaaaaactgtaattttcctGTTAAAATACATCCATCAAAAGATCTCttgatgattttattttattttagagttGTCTCCAATTATTGATCAATTTAAATGCAGAATCTCTGCAGCTCAGTCCAAATCTGTACTGTGGttacttttgttgttgtgtggagCTCTTCTGTTGAAAACAGCCAAGGTACAAAAGGGCGAAGTagaatgaaaacataaaattaattgTAACAGTAAGGTCCATGTTACTTAACTCCTCTGCAGGAAGAGACCTGTTGGTGCACCCAGTCACTGAGGAGGGAGCCAGGGGAGTCACCGCCTACCTGCCTGGCAAAGACGAGGTAAGAGGAAGAAGCACC from Etheostoma spectabile isolate EspeVRDwgs_2016 chromosome 10, UIUC_Espe_1.0, whole genome shotgun sequence harbors:
- the ganabb gene encoding neutral alpha-glucosidase AB isoform X4, translating into MAPVLVLWLAMCLSGTWAVDRGNFKTCDQSAFCKRQRALKPAESPYRALLETMELTNTRLTLQLINDNNKVRLLLELYRLQGNMTRVKINELKPLKPRYEVPDVLIREPPTEPLSLLSQDENGVVLSLGAESQRVIVSARPFRLDIMEGRDVLMSLNSRGLLAFEHLRMRKDTQVEPEAEKKEEDDPANQSETTKEEEEKVEDGMWEETFKSHSDSKPNGPSAVSLDFSLPGVEHVYGIPEHADTLRLKTTDNGDPYRLYNLDVFQYELYNPMALYGVVPVMLAHNTQRTTGIFWLNAAETWVDISSNTAGKTVFGKMLDYVQGSSETPQTDVRWISESGIIDVFIMLGPTPKDVFSQYASLTGTQSFPPLAAVGYHQCRWNYNDQEDVSSVDAGFDEHDIPYDYIWLDIEHTDGKRYFTWDPHKFATPKEMLQGLVDKKRKMVAIVDPHIKVDSNYKIHNEIRTRGFYVKNKDGGDYEGWCWPGSAGYPDFTRADMREWWASMFAYDQYEGSMENLYTWNDMNEPSVFNGPEVTMHKDAMHGAWEHRDLHNLYGFYVQMATAEGQIQRSGGVERPFVLTRAFFAGSQRYGAVWTGDNAAEWEHLKISIPMCLSMGLVGISFCGADVGGFFKSPSTELLVRWYQTGAYQPFFRAHAHLDTPRREPWLFGPENTALIREAVRQRYELLPYWYQQFYHAHRTGQPIMRPLWVEYPQDPATFTVDDEFLIGRDLLVHPVTEEGARGVTAYLPGKDEVWFDVKTFQKHNGAQNLYIPVTMSSIPVFQRGGSIIPKKMRVRRSSSCMMHDPYTLYVALNPQRTAEGKLYIDDGHTFNYEKKEFIHRRLSFANNILSSVNLAPDAQFTTQSWIERVVILGASKPSTVTLKTADGHESQLEFDFDASMSVLTLRKPGMNAGADWTVMLQ
- the ganabb gene encoding neutral alpha-glucosidase AB isoform X3; this encodes MAPVLVLWLAMCLSGTWAVDRGNFKTCDQSAFCKRQRALKPAESPYRALLETMELTNTRLTLQLINDNNKVRLLLELYRLQGNMTRVKINELKPLKPRYEVPDVLIREPPTEPLSLLSQDENGVVLSLGAESQRVIVSARPFRLDIMEGRDVLMSLNSRGLLAFEHLRMRKDTFSYKVTSTVASVWDNIKRVFSSQVEPEAEKKEEDDPANQSETTKEEEEKVEDGMWEETFKSHSDSKPNGPSAVSLDFSLPGVEHVYGIPEHADTLRLKTTDNGDPYRLYNLDVFQYELYNPMALYGVVPVMLAHNTQRTTGIFWLNAAETWVDISSNTAGKTVFGKMLDYVQGSSETPQTDVRWISESGIIDVFIMLGPTPKDVFSQYASLTGTQSFPPLAAVGYHQCRWNYNDQEDVSSVDAGFDEHDIPYDYIWLDIEHTDGKRYFTWDPHKFATPKEMLQGLVDKKRKMVAIVDPHIKVDSNYKIHNEIRTRGFYVKNKDGGDYEGWCWPGSAGYPDFTRADMREWWASMFAYDQYEGSMENLYTWNDMNEPSVFNGPEVTMHKDAMHGAWEHRDLHNLYGFYVQMATAEGQIQRSGGVERPFVLTRAFFAGSQRYGAVWTGDNAAEWEHLKISIPMCLSMGLVGISFCGADVGGFFKSPSTELLVRWYQTGAYQPFFRAHAHLDTPRREPWLFGPENTALIREAVRQRYELLPYWYQQFYHAHRTGQPIMRPLWVEYPQDPATFTVDDEFLIGRDLLVHPVTEEGARGVTAYLPGKDEVWFDVKTFQKHNGAQNLYIPVTMSSIPVFQRGGSIIPKKMRVRRSSSCMMHDPYTLYVALNPQRTAEGKLYIDDGHTFNYEKKEFIHRRLSFANNILSSVNLAPDAQFTTQSWIERVVILGASKPSTVTLKTADGHESQLEFDFDASMSVLTLRKPGMNAGADWTVMLQ
- the ganabb gene encoding neutral alpha-glucosidase AB isoform X1, with protein sequence MLSARRRPEIIAVGKHFVDAMAPVLVLWLAMCLSGTWAVDRGNFKTCDQSAFCKRQRALKPAESPYRALLETMELTNTRLTLQLINDNNKVRLLLELYRLQGNMTRVKINELKPLKPRYEVPDVLIREPPTEPLSLLSQDENGVVLSLGAESQRVIVSARPFRLDIMEGRDVLMSLNSRGLLAFEHLRMRKDTFSYKVTSTVASVWDNIKRVFSSQVEPEAEKKEEDDPANQSETTKEEEEKVEDGMWEETFKSHSDSKPNGPSAVSLDFSLPGVEHVYGIPEHADTLRLKTTDNGDPYRLYNLDVFQYELYNPMALYGVVPVMLAHNTQRTTGIFWLNAAETWVDISSNTAGKTVFGKMLDYVQGSSETPQTDVRWISESGIIDVFIMLGPTPKDVFSQYASLTGTQSFPPLAAVGYHQCRWNYNDQEDVSSVDAGFDEHDIPYDYIWLDIEHTDGKRYFTWDPHKFATPKEMLQGLVDKKRKMVAIVDPHIKVDSNYKIHNEIRTRGFYVKNKDGGDYEGWCWPGSAGYPDFTRADMREWWASMFAYDQYEGSMENLYTWNDMNEPSVFNGPEVTMHKDAMHGAWEHRDLHNLYGFYVQMATAEGQIQRSGGVERPFVLTRAFFAGSQRYGAVWTGDNAAEWEHLKISIPMCLSMGLVGISFCGADVGGFFKSPSTELLVRWYQTGAYQPFFRAHAHLDTPRREPWLFGPENTALIREAVRQRYELLPYWYQQFYHAHRTGQPIMRPLWVEYPQDPATFTVDDEFLIGRDLLVHPVTEEGARGVTAYLPGKDEVWFDVKTFQKHNGAQNLYIPVTMSSIPVFQRGGSIIPKKMRVRRSSSCMMHDPYTLYVALNPQRTAEGKLYIDDGHTFNYEKKEFIHRRLSFANNILSSVNLAPDAQFTTQSWIERVVILGASKPSTVTLKTADGHESQLEFDFDASMSVLTLRKPGMNAGADWTVMLQ
- the ganabb gene encoding neutral alpha-glucosidase AB isoform X2 translates to MATITDRMAPVLVLWLAMCLSGTWAVDRGNFKTCDQSAFCKRQRALKPAESPYRALLETMELTNTRLTLQLINDNNKVRLLLELYRLQGNMTRVKINELKPLKPRYEVPDVLIREPPTEPLSLLSQDENGVVLSLGAESQRVIVSARPFRLDIMEGRDVLMSLNSRGLLAFEHLRMRKDTFSYKVTSTVASVWDNIKRVFSSQVEPEAEKKEEDDPANQSETTKEEEEKVEDGMWEETFKSHSDSKPNGPSAVSLDFSLPGVEHVYGIPEHADTLRLKTTDNGDPYRLYNLDVFQYELYNPMALYGVVPVMLAHNTQRTTGIFWLNAAETWVDISSNTAGKTVFGKMLDYVQGSSETPQTDVRWISESGIIDVFIMLGPTPKDVFSQYASLTGTQSFPPLAAVGYHQCRWNYNDQEDVSSVDAGFDEHDIPYDYIWLDIEHTDGKRYFTWDPHKFATPKEMLQGLVDKKRKMVAIVDPHIKVDSNYKIHNEIRTRGFYVKNKDGGDYEGWCWPGSAGYPDFTRADMREWWASMFAYDQYEGSMENLYTWNDMNEPSVFNGPEVTMHKDAMHGAWEHRDLHNLYGFYVQMATAEGQIQRSGGVERPFVLTRAFFAGSQRYGAVWTGDNAAEWEHLKISIPMCLSMGLVGISFCGADVGGFFKSPSTELLVRWYQTGAYQPFFRAHAHLDTPRREPWLFGPENTALIREAVRQRYELLPYWYQQFYHAHRTGQPIMRPLWVEYPQDPATFTVDDEFLIGRDLLVHPVTEEGARGVTAYLPGKDEVWFDVKTFQKHNGAQNLYIPVTMSSIPVFQRGGSIIPKKMRVRRSSSCMMHDPYTLYVALNPQRTAEGKLYIDDGHTFNYEKKEFIHRRLSFANNILSSVNLAPDAQFTTQSWIERVVILGASKPSTVTLKTADGHESQLEFDFDASMSVLTLRKPGMNAGADWTVMLQ